The DNA region TCAGCGTCAGCGTGAAGGTCATGCCGGTGCCGAACAGGTAAGGCAGCGCGTCGCGGATGACGCCGAAATCGAAATTGCCCATGCCGGTCCTCAGCGCTTGCCGGCGATGAGGCCGGGCACCGCGTAGCGTTTTTCGAGGCCGCGCAGGCTCAGCACCACGATGCCGTTGATGACCAGGTAGACCAGCGTGGCGGCGCTGAAGGCCTCGAAGATGTGGAAGCTGAATTCCTGCATGGCGCGCGCCTGCCCCGTCAGCTCCAGCAGGCCGATGGTCAGCGCCACGGACGAATACTTGATGGTGCCCATGAATTCCGAGGTCAGCGGCGCGATGACGATGCGGTAGGCCTCGGGCAGGATGATGTGGCGATAGACCTGCGGCTGGCTCAGGCCCAGCGCGGTGCCGGCCTGGAACTGGCCGCGCGGCAGTGACTGTATGCCGGCGCGGATCTGCTCGCAGACGCGCGACGCGCCGTACAGGGTGAGGCACAGCAGGGCCGGCACGAATTGCCCCCAGGGCTGCGGCATCTGCTTGATGGCCAGGCCCAGCGGCTTGGGCACGACCTCCGGCACGACGAAGTACCAGAGGAACATCTGCACCAGCAGCGGACAATTGCGGAAGAGTTCCACGTACAGCGTGCCGGCGGCGCGCAGCGCGCGCGACGTGCAGGTGCGGAACACCGCCAACAGCGAACCCAGCGCCATCGCCAGCACCCAGGTGGAAAGGGAAAGCGCCAGCGTCCAGCCGGCCCCCATCGCCAGGGTCTCCAGGAAGGTGTGCACGCCGTCGGGCGACATATCCAGGAAGACCCGCCAGCTCCAGTCGTAGTTCATGCGCGTGTCCAGGAAGGGCCCGGATCAGGTCCCGGGCCTGGGCGTCCCGCGCCGCCGTCCGCGGGACGAGGGCGCGGGGCCGTTCCGATGCCTATTTTCCGATGTTTACTCGTAGGCGGCCGGGTCGCCCGAGTCGGTGGGATGCGCCAGCGCGCGCTTGAGCGCGTCGCTCATCGGATACTTCAGGTTGATGCCGCGCGGCGGGATGGGCGAGTTGAAGTATTTCTCGTAGATCGCCGCGATCTTGCCGTTCTTCATGAGCTCGATGACGGCGTCGTCGACCACCTTCTTGAAGGCGGGATCGTCCTTGGGCTCCATGATGCCGTACGGCGCGAGCTGCAGGCCCTTGGTGCCGATGACGAAGTCGTCGGGGTTCTTGGACGAGGCCACCGAGCCGTAGGCCAGGCCGTCGTCGTTGGCCGAGCCGGCCGCGCGGCCGGACTGCACCATCAGGAAGGTCTCGCCGGTGTCCTTCGCGCCGATGACCTGGATGCCGTAGTTGTTCTTGGCGTTGATCTCCGAGATCAGGCGGAAGGTCTGGCCGCCGGCCTGGGCGGCGATGGCCTTGCCGCGGAAGGTGGCGGGGTTGTTGGGATCCACGCCGGCGTCCTTGCGCGCCATCAGCACCACTTGCGCGACGAAGGTCGTCGGCGCGAAAGACACGAGCTTGTGGCGGTCCGGCAGGTTGGTGGTGTTGCCGCACTCGAGGTCGATGGTGCCGTTGTTCAACAGCGGGATGCGGGTGGCCGAGGTGGTCGGGTTGTAGCGCACCTCCAGCTTGGGCAGCTTGAGCGCGGCTTGCACCGCCTTGGCGACTTCCTGGCAGATTTCGACGGTGTAGCCGATCGGCTTCTGCGACGCGTCCAGGTAGGCGAACGGCACCGAGGATTCGGGATGGCCGATGACGATGGCGCCGGTTTCCCGGATCTTGTCCAGGCGGCCGGCGCCTTCGGCGTGGGCGGTAGTGGTAGCGGCGGCGGACAGCAGCGCGGCCGCGAGCGTGGCGATGGTTTTCAAGCGTTCCCCCTTCTATCGCATGGCGCCTCGCGGCGCTGCATGCCGGATCGTGATGCCGGACTCGTAGTGGCCCGGATGGCAAAAAGTATG from Bordetella genomosp. 10 includes:
- a CDS encoding amino acid ABC transporter substrate-binding protein, coding for MKTIATLAAALLSAAATTTAHAEGAGRLDKIRETGAIVIGHPESSVPFAYLDASQKPIGYTVEICQEVAKAVQAALKLPKLEVRYNPTTSATRIPLLNNGTIDLECGNTTNLPDRHKLVSFAPTTFVAQVVLMARKDAGVDPNNPATFRGKAIAAQAGGQTFRLISEINAKNNYGIQVIGAKDTGETFLMVQSGRAAGSANDDGLAYGSVASSKNPDDFVIGTKGLQLAPYGIMEPKDDPAFKKVVDDAVIELMKNGKIAAIYEKYFNSPIPPRGINLKYPMSDALKRALAHPTDSGDPAAYE
- a CDS encoding amino acid ABC transporter permease, which codes for MNYDWSWRVFLDMSPDGVHTFLETLAMGAGWTLALSLSTWVLAMALGSLLAVFRTCTSRALRAAGTLYVELFRNCPLLVQMFLWYFVVPEVVPKPLGLAIKQMPQPWGQFVPALLCLTLYGASRVCEQIRAGIQSLPRGQFQAGTALGLSQPQVYRHIILPEAYRIVIAPLTSEFMGTIKYSSVALTIGLLELTGQARAMQEFSFHIFEAFSAATLVYLVINGIVVLSLRGLEKRYAVPGLIAGKR